A single Mangifera indica cultivar Alphonso unplaced genomic scaffold, CATAS_Mindica_2.1 Un_0074, whole genome shotgun sequence DNA region contains:
- the LOC123207371 gene encoding polygalacturonase 1 beta-like protein 3, with the protein MLKQKQLNLFFFSPALFLLLLLFFNVNFSATSSEIIAKQNPFTPKAYLLRYWDKEIHTNLPKSTFLLSKASPLNAVDSSHFAKLAAHNTLSSVLPSFCSAAKLFCFPDLSPSLEKHDTGANFAVYSDKNFTNYGTLRPGGVDSFKNYSDGENLPVDSFRRYSRDSTGHEDRFSGYARDANVADQSFNTYGTGATGSSGDFSSYEGDVNVPNLRFTTYSADAVGRTNKFTAYTDNSNAGNQDFTAYGKKSSGSPNVFSSYGKGSNAMGSGFSGYGERGNGANDTFISYGDDGNVPTNRFNNYGDGGNAAVESFSSYRDESNVGEDSFQSYAKNSNSAKVKFSNYGKSFNEGTDIFKGYGKGAKGQAVGFKTYGVNNTFKDYAKTGVTFAEYNNGSSSTSPKMAVTSGSLVNRWVEPGKFFRESMLKKGTVMPMPDIKDKMPKRSFLPRTIVSKLPFSSSKISQLKHIFHATYNSAMETIIKDALSECERAPSSGETKRCVGSVEDMIDFATSILGRNLVVRTTENLNGSKKKIMIGSVKGINGGKITKSVSCHQSLFPYLLYYCHSVPKVRVYEAGILDPNSKAKINQGVAICHLDTSAWSPTHGAFLALGSGPGRIEVCHWIFENDMTWTTAD; encoded by the exons atgcttaaacaaaaacaacttaatctcttcttcttctctcctgctctcttcctcctcctcctcctcttcttcaaT GTAAATTTCTCGGCTACTTCCAGTGAAATTATTGCCAAACAAAATCCTTTCACACCGAAAGCTTATCTGCTTAGATACTGGGACAAAGAGATCCACACCAATTTACCAAAATCTACCTTTCTTCTCTCTAAGGCTTCTCCTTTAAATGCTGTCGACTCCTCTCATTTTGCCAAACTAGCTGCTCACAACACTCTCTCTTCCGTCCTTCCGTCCTTTTGCTCTGCCGCTAAACTCTTCTGTTTCCCCGATTTATCTCCCAGTCTCGAGAAGCATGACACTGGCGCCAACTTTGCTGTTTATTCCGACAAGAACTTTACCAATTACGGTACCCTTCGTCCCGGTGGAGTTGACTCCTTTAAGAACTACTCCGATGGCGAGAATCTTCCGGTCGACTCGTTCCGTCGATACAGCCGAGATTCAACTGGTCATGAGGATCGATTTTCGGGTTATGCACGGGACGCCAATGTTGCAGACCAGAGCTTCAACACCTACGGAACCGGCGCCACCGGTAGCAGCGGTGATTTTAGCAGCTACGAAGGGGATGTCAATGTCCCTAATCTCCGATTCACTACTTACTCAGCCGATGCAGTCGGCCGGACGAATAAGTTCACCGCATACACCGACAACTCTAACGCAGGCAATCAGGACTTCACCGCTTATGGAAAGAAGTCCAGCGGATCCCCCAATGTATTTTCCAGTTACGGAAAAGGATCAAATGCAATGGGTTCGGGTTTTTCGGGTTACGGCGAGCGAGGCAATGGGGCTAATGACACTTTCATTTCTTACGGTGACGACGGCAATGTTCCGACCAATAGGTTTAACAATTATGGCGACGGCGGCAATGCCGCAGTGGAAAGTTTCTCCAGTTACAGAGACGAATCCAATGTCGGTGAGGATTCGTTTCAATCTTACGCCAAGAATTCAAATTCTGCAAAAGTCAAATTTTCGAATTATGGCAAGTCGTTTAATGAAGGTACAGACATCTTTAAAGGATATGGCAAGGGCGCTAAAGGCCAAGCGGTTGGATTCAAGACGTATGGAGTTAACAACACTTTCAAAGATTACGCCAAAACTGGTGTGACTTTTGCCGAGTACAACAATGGCAGCTCTTCAACTTCTCCTAAAATGGCAGTCACCAGTGGCAGTTTGGTAAATAGATGGGTGGAGCCAGGCAAATTCTTTAGAGAGTCCATGCTGAAGAAAGGGACTGTAATGCCAATGCCGGACATCAAAGATAAAATGCCCAAAAGGTCCTTTTTGCCCCGAACCATTGTTTCGAAATTACCATTTTCCAGTTCTAAAATCTCTCAATTGAAGCATATCTTCCACGCCACTTATAATTCCGCCATGGAGACGATAATTAAGGACGCTTTGAGCGAATGCGAGAGGGCTCCCAGCTCCGGCGAGACCAAGCGATGTGTGGGTTCGGTTGAGGACATGATCGACTTCGCAACCTCAATCTTAGGCCGCAACTTGGTGGTCCGAACGACGGAGAACTTGAATGGATCGAAGAAGAAGATAATGATAGGATCAGTCAAAGGAATCAACGGTggtaaaattactaaatcagTGTCTTGTCACCAGAGTTTGTTCCCTTATTTGCTTTATTACTGCCACTCTGTTCCTAAAGTTCGGGTGTACGAAGCTGGCATCCTAGATCCCAACTCCAAGGCAAAGATCAACCAAGGCGTTGCCATCTGTCATTTGGATACGTCGGCGTGGAGCCCCACCCATGGAGCATTCTTAGCTCTGGGTTCGGGTCCGGGTCGAATTGAGGTTTGCCATTGGATTTTTGAGAACGATATGACTTGGACCACTGCTGATTAA
- the LOC123207364 gene encoding uncharacterized protein At4g28440-like: MAESKPGLRKPVFTKVEQLRPGTSGHTLTVKVVSTKMVLQKGRADGPQVRQMRIAECLVGDETAMVIFTARNDQVDLMKEGSTVVLRNAKIDMFKGSMRLAVDKWGRVEVTEPASFTVKEDNNLSLIEYELVNVVEE; this comes from the exons ATGGCTGAATCAAAACCAGGATTGAGGAAACCAGTTTTCACTAAGGTTGAGCAACTTCGTCCAGGCACTAGTGGGCACACTCTCACTGTTAAGGTTGTTAGTACCAAGATGGTATTGCAGAAGGGTCGTGCTGATGGTCCGCAAGTACGTCAGATGAGAATTGCTGAATGCCTGGTTGGAGATGAGACTGCGATGGTTATCTTCACTGCTAGAAATGATCAAG TGGACTTGATGAAAGAGGGTAGTACTGTAGTACTGCGCAATGCAAAAATTGACATGTTTAAAGGGTCAATGAGGCTTGCTGTGGACAAGTGGGGTCGGGTTGAAGTTACTGAACCTGCTAGTTTCACTGTAAAGGAAGATAACAACCTCTCACTGATTGAATATGAACTTGTGAATGTTGTAGAAGAGTGA